Part of the Candidatus Desulfatibia profunda genome, NTGGGCCGACAGGCCGACGGCGGCGATGCCGCCGCCCTTGCCGTTGCCGCGATTGTGCATTTGAACCGAGGGTTCGTAAATATGGCGGCCGCGAACCGGTATGGACGAAATGAAGCCGGTGACGCCGCAGCCGCCCTCTTCCGCCGCTTTTTTAACGGGGATCTTCCCGTGGGGCAACTTGGCCCTTGAGGCCAGAATTTTATCGATAATGGCTTGGGTATTGTAACGCATATTAAATCACCATCTTATAGTTGGGCGCCGGAACGTACTTTTTTCTTTCGTCTTCTTCCAGGTAATCAAGATGCACCAGAAGATCGGTACGACCCACAAGTTCCCGGAAACTGCGCAAGCCGCACTGTCTTAAGGTTTGGCACCATTGTTTGCGCCAGGCCGTGTACATATTGACAATACGATGCTCGGTCCATTGTTCGCTGGTCATATATCCCAGCTCGGAATCGGTTGTGGCGATGCCGCGTGCGCATCCGCGACCGCTTTCACAGTTCCCGCAGCGGACACACTCGAGGGCGACCAGTTCCGCCGTTCCGATGACCACGCCGTCGGCTCCTAAGGCAATTGCCTTGGCCACATCCATGGCACTGCGAATGCCGCCGCTGGCGATCAGGCAAATTTTATCCCGCACCCCTTCACTCTGGAGGAACTGATGCACCTTGGGGATGGCGTACTCGATTGGCATGGCGATGTTTTTCTTGGCAATATCCGGCGCCGCCCCGGTACCGCCGTAACTGCCGTCCAGGTGAACAATGTGTGCGCCGGCATAGTAGCTTCCCACCGCCACCATGTCCACGTCCGTAGGGGTCGAGACTTTAACGGAAACCAGGGCACGAGGGTTGATCGCTTTGACCCAGTCTATGTGTTTTTTGTGGTCCTCCACCGAGTAAACACTGTGAAACGGAAAGGGCGAAAACAGCGCATTCCCTACCACCGTTTCGCGCATGGCCGCAACCTTGGGCGTGACTTTATCACCCAAAAGATGCCCTCCCAATCCGGGCTTGGCGCCCTGGGCGTATTTAAATTCAACCACCGGTGCAAACAGGATCGTTTCCTCCCGCACGCCGAACAGACCGGTAGCGATTTGGGTAATCACGTGCTCGGCATAAGGCACCAGCTCCAAGGGATAGCCGCCTTCACCGGTGCAGGTTAAGGTGTTCAAACGCCGGGCCGCCCGCGCCCGGCCGACAATGACCGGCAACGCCGTAGACCCGAAAGACATGCCGCCGCCGTAGCACGGAATAAAAATGGTCTTTTCAATCCGCCCGTCGCCGCGTTTGTTCAGATCAACGCTGGTATCCATCTGTTCGTCGGGCAGGTTCAGGTAGGCTTCGGGGTCCGGCAGCCGGAATCGAATTTTGTCGAAACCGCCGCCGGAGTTGCCCAGATCGTACTCCAGATCAATCACCGGCAGGTTTCCGGTTTCGGCCATGTGCCAGTGCCCGATCAGCATCTCGGCGGGCCAGCGATAATCTCCCAGGGTTTCCAGGATCGGATTGATTCGCAGTGTCAGGGCCTTTTCCGGACAACGGGCAATACAGTAAAAATCATTCTGCTGGCATGCAAAGCCGATACAGCGGTGATCTTTGGGACGTATCGGCCGCGAATAATTGTCGTATCTGGGGTGCACCCCGTAGGGGCACAACCGGGCGCACAGACCGCAGGATGTGCACCGCATATTTCTGCGAATCGTATATTTGCCGATGGGATTGCGAAAGCGCGACGGCGCCGGCACAATCTCGGGCATCTTGATCTTGTCTGTTTTATTCAACATTTCTTATTCCAATCCTGCCACTTTTTTGGGGCCGAATATCGGACCGAAACTTTCCATTTCCAGATCCTCGAACCACATGGAACGACCGACCTCGCCCCG contains:
- a CDS encoding alpha-hydroxy-acid oxidizing protein produces the protein MPEIVPAPSRFRNPIGKYTIRRNMRCTSCGLCARLCPYGVHPRYDNYSRPIRPKDHRCIGFACQQNDFYCIARCPEKALTLRINPILETLGDYRWPAEMLIGHWHMAETGNLPVIDLEYDLGNSGGGFDKIRFRLPDPEAYLNLPDEQMDTSVDLNKRGDGRIEKTIFIPCYGGGMSFGSTALPVIVGRARAARRLNTLTCTGEGGYPLELVPYAEHVITQIATGLFGVREETILFAPVVEFKYAQGAKPGLGGHLLGDKVTPKVAAMRETVVGNALFSPFPFHSVYSVEDHKKHIDWVKAINPRALVSVKVSTPTDVDMVAVGSYYAGAHIVHLDGSYGGTGAAPDIAKKNIAMPIEYAIPKVHQFLQSEGVRDKICLIASGGIRSAMDVAKAIALGADGVVIGTAELVALECVRCGNCESGRGCARGIATTDSELGYMTSEQWTEHRIVNMYTAWRKQWCQTLRQCGLRSFRELVGRTDLLVHLDYLEEDERKKYVPAPNYKMVI